One segment of Acidovorax sp. DW039 DNA contains the following:
- a CDS encoding GntR family transcriptional regulator, with amino-acid sequence MRSVPNSLHDEVASRLREQIFGGVLPPGSFVDEVALCERLEISRTPLREALKVLVAEGLLRHEPRRGCFVAEVTERDLDEIFPVIALLEGRAAHEATLKAGSADVAALEALHLRLQQCAQEGRITDYYETNHTIHEAFITLADNRWLAQVIGDLRKILRLARLQQLHAPGRLQHSLQEHLAVFAALKAGNGSAAEEAMRNHLLRQRDALRDVARNHQSRLTP; translated from the coding sequence ATGCGTTCGGTTCCTAACTCCCTGCACGATGAAGTCGCCTCGCGGCTGCGCGAGCAGATTTTTGGTGGCGTGTTGCCGCCCGGGAGTTTTGTGGACGAAGTGGCCTTGTGCGAGCGGCTGGAAATCTCGCGCACCCCGCTGCGTGAGGCGCTGAAGGTGTTGGTGGCCGAAGGCCTGCTGCGCCACGAGCCGCGCCGGGGCTGCTTTGTGGCCGAGGTCACCGAGCGCGATCTGGACGAGATTTTTCCTGTCATCGCCTTGCTGGAAGGGCGCGCCGCGCACGAGGCCACCCTCAAGGCGGGCAGTGCCGATGTGGCTGCGCTGGAGGCCCTGCACCTGCGCCTGCAGCAGTGCGCGCAGGAAGGGCGCATTACCGATTACTACGAAACCAATCACACCATCCACGAGGCCTTCATCACCCTGGCCGACAACCGCTGGCTGGCCCAGGTGATTGGTGACTTGCGCAAGATCCTGCGCCTGGCCCGCCTGCAGCAACTGCATGCCCCTGGTCGCCTGCAGCACAGCCTGCAAGAGCATCTGGCCGTGTTTGCCGCACTCAAGGCAGGCAACGGCAGTGCGGCTGAAGAGGCCATGCGCAACCACCTTCTGCGCCAGCGCGATGCGCTGCGCGATGTTGCCCGTAACCACCAATCGAGGTTGACCCCATGA
- the lgt gene encoding prolipoprotein diacylglyceryl transferase produces the protein MLTYPHIDPVALQLGPVAIHWYGITYLVAFGLFMFLGTRRLRHEPFASMSGAQAWSRRDVEDILFLGVAGVVIGGRLGYCLFYKPGYYLTHPLEIFAVWQGGMAFHGGLLGVIAAMLWFAHSRKRPWLQVADFVAPCVPTGLAAGRVGNFINGELWGRFASPDLPWGMVFAHSGSLQPRHPSQVYQFLMEGLLLFVLLWLYARRERKQGQVAAAFLVGYGVFRFIAEYFREPDSFLGLLSLGMSMGQWLCVPMVAAGIALWVWAQRQPATKTA, from the coding sequence ATGCTGACTTACCCCCACATTGATCCCGTTGCCCTGCAGTTGGGCCCTGTCGCCATCCACTGGTATGGCATTACCTACCTGGTGGCCTTCGGGCTGTTCATGTTTCTGGGAACACGGCGGCTGCGGCATGAGCCGTTTGCCTCGATGTCTGGCGCGCAGGCGTGGAGCCGCCGCGATGTGGAAGACATCCTTTTTCTGGGGGTGGCGGGCGTCGTCATCGGGGGCCGCTTGGGCTACTGCCTGTTTTACAAGCCCGGCTACTACCTTACCCACCCGCTGGAGATTTTTGCGGTGTGGCAGGGCGGCATGGCGTTCCACGGCGGCCTGCTGGGGGTGATTGCCGCCATGCTGTGGTTTGCCCATTCGCGCAAACGCCCCTGGCTGCAAGTGGCTGACTTTGTAGCGCCTTGCGTGCCCACCGGGCTGGCTGCAGGGCGGGTCGGCAACTTCATCAACGGCGAACTGTGGGGCCGCTTTGCCAGCCCCGATCTGCCCTGGGGCATGGTGTTTGCGCACAGTGGTTCCCTGCAGCCGCGCCACCCTTCGCAGGTGTACCAGTTCTTGATGGAGGGGCTGCTGCTCTTCGTGCTGCTGTGGCTGTATGCGCGACGTGAACGCAAGCAGGGCCAAGTCGCTGCCGCCTTCCTGGTTGGCTACGGAGTGTTTCGCTTCATTGCCGAATACTTCCGCGAGCCTGACAGTTTCCTGGGCCTGCTCTCGCTGGGCATGAGCATGGGCCAGTGGCTGTGCGTGCCCATGGTGGCCGCAGGCATCGCACTGTGGGTGTGGGCGCAACGCCAGCCCGCCACCAAGACCGCCTGA
- the bfr gene encoding bacterioferritin: MQGNPQVIEYFKNLLRGELAARDQYFIHSRIYEDQGLVKMYERLDHEMQEETQHADALLRRILFLGGMPDMRPHPFTPGTTVVEMLQKDLAVEYEVRDALQKGMELCESVRDYVSRDLLLAQLRDTEEDHAYWLEKQLGLIEKMGLPNYLQSQSRTAA; this comes from the coding sequence ATGCAGGGAAACCCACAAGTCATCGAATATTTCAAGAACCTGCTGCGCGGCGAACTGGCAGCGCGCGACCAGTATTTCATCCATTCCCGCATCTACGAAGACCAGGGCCTGGTGAAGATGTACGAGCGCCTGGACCACGAAATGCAGGAGGAAACCCAGCACGCTGACGCCCTGCTGCGCCGCATCCTGTTTTTGGGTGGCATGCCTGATATGCGCCCCCACCCCTTTACCCCCGGTACCACGGTGGTGGAGATGCTGCAAAAAGACCTGGCTGTGGAATACGAAGTGCGCGATGCCCTGCAAAAAGGCATGGAGCTGTGCGAGAGCGTGCGCGACTACGTGAGCCGCGACCTGCTGCTGGCCCAGTTGCGCGATACCGAGGAAGACCACGCCTACTGGCTGGAAAAGCAACTGGGACTGATTGAGAAGATGGGCTTGCCCAACTACCTGCAGAGCCAGTCGCGAACTGCGGCCTGA